The following coding sequences are from one Firmicutes bacterium CAG:345 window:
- a CDS encoding aBC transporter ATP-binding protein (product inferred by homology to UniProt) produces MIRTIISFKDVNKTFYSYHSVTPVLKNISFSIKENEIVALLGPSGAGKTTIFNIISGLEKPDEGTIEKNASLGYMFQKDNLFEWLTIRKNIELGIKIQHILTHEKKKEIEEQAKLYGLYDFLDFKPSELSGGMRQRVALLRTLVLKPDLLLLDEPFSALDYITRLNLEEEVYNIIKKLKISSMIVTHDISEAIAFSDRIYVLSSRPATIKKEYDLKILFSSANNSPSAKRKNDKFKDLFAQIVEDLK; encoded by the coding sequence TTGATTAGAACAATAATTTCATTTAAAGATGTCAACAAGACATTCTACTCTTATCATAGCGTTACTCCTGTTTTAAAAAACATTTCTTTTAGCATTAAAGAAAATGAAATTGTCGCTTTGCTCGGTCCTTCAGGCGCTGGTAAAACCACAATTTTCAATATAATTTCTGGATTAGAAAAGCCGGATGAAGGCACTATAGAAAAAAATGCCAGTCTAGGGTACATGTTTCAAAAGGATAATCTTTTTGAATGGTTAACCATAAGAAAAAACATTGAACTAGGTATTAAAATACAACATATTTTAACGCATGAAAAAAAGAAAGAAATCGAAGAACAGGCAAAATTATATGGTCTTTATGATTTTTTGGATTTTAAACCCAGTGAACTAAGTGGCGGTATGCGACAAAGAGTGGCACTTTTAAGAACTTTAGTCTTAAAACCAGATCTTCTTCTACTCGATGAACCATTTTCTGCTTTGGACTATATAACAAGATTAAATCTTGAAGAAGAGGTCTATAACATCATAAAGAAATTAAAAATTTCCAGTATGATAGTTACACATGATATTTCAGAAGCCATTGCTTTCAGCGATAGGATTTATGTTCTTTCTTCACGACCTGCAACAATAAAAAAAGAATACGATCTAAAAATTTTATTTTCTTCAGCAAATAATTCACCTTCAGCAAAAAGAAAAAATGATAAATTCAAGGATCTTTTTGCTCAGATTGTTGAGGATTTAAAATGA
- a CDS encoding magnesium transporter (product inferred by homology to UniProt) yields the protein MEENTEENLIVPTHEQVTAEDLHEIIQSKDIKKLREYVQDHDAVDIATAMDDMSDVDILFLFKTVSSEYTAEIFSYMDSDDQQKVAESLSSSQVQDLIKELSTDDLVDFVEDLPANLIKKILDCTGKDDINRRVTVNAFLHFEKDTAGSIMTTEFVEIKSGATVKEALAKIKKVGRDAETIDTTFVIDSSRHLIGTLNLDELIFAEEDTIVDTIMDDDYVSTVTSTDQEEIGELFKKYDLHVMPVVNKDHRLIGIITIDDIMDVMEDEATEDIQKMAGTSPIDTPYLKTSVLKIAKSRIVWLLVLMISATFTSLIINKFESVLSVVPVLSVFIPMLMDTSGNAGNQTTTTITRALGIGDVDTSDYFKILFKEFRVSLITGFIVALFNFLWIFIELKTGIISNSTDGLPEWRIALQVAITLYIVIIFAKCLGASLPILAKKLHLDPALMAGPLITTIIDALSLLTFFLLAKVIIGL from the coding sequence ATGGAAGAAAATACCGAAGAAAATTTAATTGTTCCAACCCACGAACAAGTTACTGCTGAAGATTTGCACGAAATCATTCAATCCAAGGACATAAAGAAGCTTCGAGAATATGTTCAGGATCACGATGCTGTTGATATCGCAACAGCGATGGATGATATGTCTGATGTCGACATATTGTTTTTATTTAAAACTGTCAGCAGTGAATATACCGCTGAAATCTTTTCATATATGGATAGCGATGATCAGCAAAAAGTTGCTGAAAGTTTGTCTTCGAGCCAGGTGCAAGACCTCATCAAAGAATTATCTACCGATGACTTAGTCGACTTTGTCGAAGATTTACCAGCTAATCTCATAAAAAAGATTTTAGATTGCACCGGCAAAGATGATATCAACCGCCGAGTCACTGTCAATGCTTTCCTCCATTTTGAAAAAGATACTGCTGGAAGCATTATGACAACCGAATTTGTCGAGATTAAAAGTGGTGCCACAGTAAAAGAAGCTCTAGCTAAAATTAAAAAAGTTGGTCGCGATGCTGAAACCATCGATACAACCTTCGTCATCGATAGTTCTCGTCATCTTATCGGTACTCTCAATCTCGATGAATTAATATTTGCTGAAGAAGATACAATAGTCGATACAATTATGGATGATGACTATGTTTCCACAGTAACTTCTACCGACCAAGAGGAAATCGGTGAATTATTTAAAAAATATGACTTGCACGTCATGCCAGTTGTCAATAAAGATCATCGACTTATCGGTATTATTACAATCGATGATATCATGGATGTTATGGAAGATGAAGCCACTGAGGATATTCAAAAAATGGCTGGTACTTCCCCTATCGATACTCCATATTTAAAAACATCAGTTCTCAAAATTGCAAAGTCTCGTATCGTTTGGCTTCTAGTTTTGATGATATCCGCCACTTTTACAAGTTTAATTATCAATAAATTTGAATCTGTTCTCTCAGTTGTCCCAGTTCTTTCCGTCTTCATTCCAATGCTCATGGATACTTCTGGTAACGCCGGAAATCAAACGACAACAACAATTACCAGAGCCTTAGGAATTGGAGATGTTGATACCAGCGACTATTTCAAAATATTATTCAAGGAATTCCGCGTATCTTTAATAACCGGATTTATAGTTGCTTTGTTCAATTTCCTCTGGATATTCATCGAATTAAAAACTGGAATTATCAGCAATTCAACCGATGGACTTCCAGAATGGAGAATTGCCTTACAAGTAGCAATAACCTTATATATCGTCATCATCTTTGCTAAATGCTTAGGTGCTTCCTTACCTATTCTCGCTAAAAAATTACATTTAGATCCTGCCCTTATGGCTGGACCACTTATCACGACAATTATCGATGCTTTATCGCTTTTGACCTTCTTCCTTTTAGCAAAAGTAATAATCGGTCTATAA
- a CDS encoding guanylate kinase (product inferred by homology to UniProt), producing the protein MRGLLIILSGPSGVGKGTVRRIVMEDESIKMEYSISMTTRKPREKEIEGKDYFFVSQEEFEEHIANNDFLEYAKFVGNYYGTPKQYVDKLLEEGKNVFLEIEVNGAMQAMKLYKGLPMVSIFLIPPSFEELEYRIRHRRSEPEEVIHERLSKAHREINFKDNYDYCVLNDSVERAADEIKTIIKNRLKKLEETGK; encoded by the coding sequence ATGCGCGGTCTTTTAATTATCCTTAGCGGTCCTAGTGGAGTTGGCAAGGGAACTGTTCGACGTATAGTTATGGAAGATGAATCGATTAAAATGGAATATTCAATTTCTATGACCACTAGAAAACCAAGGGAAAAGGAAATTGAAGGAAAAGATTATTTTTTCGTTTCACAGGAAGAATTTGAAGAACATATCGCTAATAATGATTTTCTTGAATATGCTAAATTTGTCGGAAATTATTATGGAACACCGAAACAATATGTTGATAAATTGCTCGAAGAAGGAAAGAATGTTTTCTTGGAAATTGAAGTCAATGGTGCTATGCAGGCCATGAAATTATATAAAGGTTTGCCAATGGTTAGCATTTTTTTGATTCCTCCTTCTTTTGAAGAATTAGAATATCGTATTCGCCATAGACGCAGCGAACCTGAAGAAGTTATACATGAACGTTTATCTAAAGCACATAGAGAAATTAATTTTAAAGATAATTATGACTATTGTGTTTTAAATGATTCGGTTGAAAGAGCGGCTGATGAAATTAAAACTATTATAAAAAATCGTTTAAAGAAGCTTGAAGAAACTGGAAAGTGA